In [Phormidium] sp. ETS-05, the genomic window CCTAATCCTAGGAGAAGTGTGAACAGCAGGAAACCAAGGGTTATGAGAATAAGGTTGAACATGGGATGATTGTGTGTCAATACTTGGGGCTGGATGTAGTTGAGTTTCAAATTGCTATTAGCTTGGTGAGGAGCAGTTTAACGTCGCCACAAAAACAGCGCCCGTCCAACTCCTAAAAAAGCATTTCGGAGTCCCTCGAAGAATTTAGATTTCCTCACCTGGAGTTGAAGTTTTTTAAGTGACTCCTGTTTGCTAAACGGATGGACAGAAGTGGGAATTTTTCCAGGGCGATCCAGATAATATTTGAGCATAAGTGGTCTCTACTGATCGGTTGTCAAAGACGGAAGGATGAATTATTGCCGAATCGAATTAGGTAGCAAGTCAGCAGCAAGCTGAAATTCTTCCCAGTTTTTGCAGATTTCCTCGTAACACCTCTGCGGGGTAATTGGGAGATTTTTCAAGTAGAAGAATGTTACCTGGTTGTATGACTCCAAGAGAAACACGAATTCTGTTGCGGGGTTGTAAGTATCCACAGCTTCCAAAATGTGAGCATTCATAAAGTGATGACGCAGAATCACCGGATCGGGAGCCGCCAGCCAAGCGTTGAGAAAAGGGGCAAGACGCGATCGCCCTACAAAATGAGTTTTGAACCCCTCCCCCGCCATCCCCACCGTTGGCGTATTGGTACTACAAATCACCGCCCCCCGTTCACCATTGAGATACCCCAACCGGGCATTATAGCCTAGAGCCAATAGATTCGTAGCAATGAAATCTTGCTGCCAGTTTAGGAGCAGATTTGGCGGCGGATTAGTGGCGCTATTTGTTTCATTCATAAGAAATTTTTAGTGGTTTGCATAGACTCCCCCGTTAACGGGGGATTTAAACATCAGTTATTTTTCAGTCAAATTAGCTTCCTGGCGCAGGATTTTTGCCGCCTCCACCATATTTTTCAGGGAAGGAATCACCTCTGACCAACCGCGTGTTTTCAAGCCACAATCGGGGTTGACCCAAATCTGGTGGACAGGTAAATTGGCCACCCCGGTTTTTAACTGTTGCACCATCTGTTCTGTGCTGGGAACTGCTGGGCTGTGGACATCGTAAACGCCGTTCCCCACTTGATGTTTGTAGCCCGCATCAGTAATTTCAAACAGGGTTTCGTTATTGCTGCGGCTATTTTCAATGGACAACACATCCGCATCCAACCGCTCAATATGCTGAATAATGTCCCCAAATTCTGAGTAGCACATATGAGTGTGGATTTGGGTTTCCGGTTTGGCAATTCCGGCAGATAAACGGAAAGCATCCACCGCCCAGGATAAATACTCATCCCAACGTTCTGACTTCAGAGGCAATCCTTCCCGCAAGGCTGGTTCATCAATTTGCACCATCTTCGCCCCCGCCGCTTCTAAATCAGCCACTTCATCCCGCAAGGCTAAAGCAATCTGCATGGCTTGTTCACTGCGCGGGATATCGGTGCGGGTAAATGACCAGTTAATCATGGTGACAGGACCCGTTAGCATCCCTTTGACAATTTTATTGGTGAGGGATTGGGCTACCTTAAATTCCCGAACTGTCATGGGTCCGGTGCGGGCAACATCTCCGTAAATAATCGGGGGACGCACGCAACGGCTGCCGTAACTTTGCACCCAACCATGTTCAGTAAAGGCAAAGCCTGATAACTGTTGCCCGAAAAATTCCACCATGTCGGTGCGCTCAAATTCCCCATGCACTAATACATCGAGTCCGGCTTCTTCTTGGAATTGGATGCACTTGGCAATTTCGGCATCGATCGCCGCTTCATATTCAGCTTGGGTAATTTCACCCCGTTTCAGTTTCACCCGCAGTTGCCGCACTTCTGAGGTTTGGGGAAGGGACCCGATCGTGGTGGTGGGGAATGGGGGCAAAACTGGCTGGCGTTCTTGACGTTGTTCATAAGGCAGAGTCCGCTCTAAATCCTGAGAGGTCAGATTTTGCAGGCGTTCTGTTACCCCCTGATTGACTGGGCTAAATTCCTGGAAGGTTTGCCATTGGCGGCGGATGACTTCCAGATACTTGTCAGGTTCTTGGGTTCCATTCAAGCGATCGGCCCAATCAGCCAGCAGTGTGATTTCTACTAACTTCTGTTCGGCAAAGCTCAAAACCGATCGCAAGGGTTCGGGGAGTTTGGTTTCTCCCTGGGTATCGTAGGGCACGAATTGCAGGGAAGCCGACGGCTGAATCCGCAGGTTAGGGGTGACACGGGAAATGGCTTCTATGGTTGACAAAACCGAGTCCGGGCGAATTTTCCATACATTGCGGGCATCAACAATTCCCGCCCCCAACTCTTTATCGTCGGGGAAACCATACTGTTGCAGTAACTCTAGGTTCCGCCCACGGGTGAAGTCTAAGCTAATGCCATTCACGGGTAATTCCATCACCCAGGGGTAATTGTCTCCCAAGTCATCAAAGTAGGTGACGAGGTGAATGGGTAAGCCTACTTGGCTGAGAGATTGATAAGTTGATTGATATAATTGTTTAAAGTTGGCGGCATCTCCCAAGACTAAAGCTGGTTCATGGATTTGGACTTCAGCCACACCCATTTTTTTGAGTTCCTGAAGGAGGAGGAGATAGCGATCGCCTAGTTGTTTCCCAGCCCGGTCTTGATTCATCTCAGAACGACTCAGCCGCAGCAAAGTCACCGGACCCAAAACAATGGGAACAGCGCGATTGTCCAATAAGGTTTGAGCCCGATGCACGGTTTCTAGGAAATCGCTAAAGTCTGCTGGCTGTAATGTTTCGGGAATTTCTGGCACCAGGTAGTGATAGTTGGTGTCGAACCATTTAGTCATTTCCAGAGCAGGGATGCCATCTTTCCCCCGCGCCATTGCAAAGTAGCGTTCCAGTCCGCTAAAGGATGCAAACCGTTCGTCCATGATTCCTAAGCGGATGCTCCAGTCTAAAACGTGATCGTAGAGGCTCATGTCGCCAATACCAATGCGATCGATGCCTGCTTCTAGCTGGGTTTCCCAGTTCTTGAACTCAACTTCATTGCGAGTCTGGATGAGGGTTTCTGCGTCCGATTTGCCCCGCCAAAAGGCTTCTAATGCCTTTTTTAACTCCCGACTTTTACCAATGCGGGGATATCCCAAAGTAGCGGTTTCCAGACGGGTTTGAGTATATGTTTCCAAGGTCATAAATTTTCGGTTCCTTATGGTGAAAATAGTCATAGAAATCTAGTTCATCCCCGCGATAAACCAGCGGAGTGAACAATTGAAAGCAGCAGAATATCTGCCAAATTGAGTTAAGCAATACTCAGACCAGACTGATTCAAGTCACCCTTAGCATGAGTGACCATCTGCCAGTCAATGTCTGCACATGGCTAGTTTTCTCAAAATGGCAATTTCAAATCAGGGCGCTACCTATGCAACGCCCGGTTGAGTCGCCCTCAAGCTCAATGAATTGTGAAAAGCCTTTTGTCACCATCATCCGTACCTCGCAGACGAAAAATAATCGGTTTGTGCATCTCCAGAGGAGACAGTTCGGCGGGCATTCTGACTTAGAGAGGACCTCTCCTCACAGCTGCGGGACAGCGCCGGATTTACACCGGACTTTCCCCCTTACGTCTGATGGCTGTTCCCCATCAGAACCGACAACGCTAGACTATGATAACACACTTAGCAGAGAATGAAGCAAATAATGATTAGTTGTAGGGTGGGCATTGCTCAAGCCCACGATCTCACCCCAGAGTTTTTGGTTTCTGGCAATACCCACCCTACTGGCGGCTTTTAGTTCTTCGTTGGGCGGCTCCCAGAAAAATCTTTTGCCATATCACATGGTTAACGTTTTGTCAACCATTGCACCGATTGGTTAGATATTTGGTTGAGTTTTGGTTGACTGTTGCTGGGTTTATTCCAGGGGCAGTTGCTTCAGGAGGACAACCGAAAATTTTGGAAAATTGGCAATTTTGTATTTTATGTGACATTTTTTTGTCCGTTTGTCCGGTTTGATAGGAAAAGAATGTCAACAAACATAAACATTGCGCTGAATGTACCAGCTACTACAGGGGGTAACACCTCCTTGTAACTTTTCAGCCCAGGTTGAGTGGGTTACCGGTTTCACTCAAGTTCTTGATCTACAAAATTGAACAGGCAAGAAACCTTCTCGCCACAATCCCGGCCATAAATGAGAAATCATTTTAAGAAACCAGGTTTCTGGGGGTGTTGGGTTTCGTTCCTCAACTACGGATTGTTCTAGTTTTTTATGCAAATTAAATTTACCTTTCATATGAAAATAAATAAGAGAACTCAGAACTGTGGGTAACGGTTTTTATGCGGTTCTGAGGTTATGGTCATCAGCCATTTGGAATTGCTGAATGCGGGATTTCAATATCCTTGGAAAATAGCTCGCGTCAAAGCGGGCCCTTTTGTCTAGTTTGTGCCCAGCGCTGTAGCTGAAGCACCATTCGTCCCTGGTAACTCAAGCAAAATTCTGCAAACTATCTTACCTTATTTCCCTAGCCAATCTGTTCTCACCACTCAAGATTACATTGACCTGGAAACTACCTATGGCGCCGACAACTATCACCCTCTGGATGTGGTGATTACCAAAGGACAAGGAGTCTGGGTTTGGGATGTTGAAGGAAACCAATATCTGGATTGCTTGAGTGCTTATTCGTCGTTAAATCAAGGTCATTGTCACCCCCGCATCCTCCAAGCGATGGTAGAGCAAGCCGCCAAACTCACTCTGACTTCCCGTGCTTTTCACAATGACCAATTGGGGCGGTTTTACGAAAAACTATGTCAACTTTCAGGATTGCCCAAGGTGTTGCCCATGAATTCGGGGGCGGAAGCTGTGGAAACGGCGATTAAGGCTATTCGCAAGTGGGCCTATACAGTTAAGGGGGTGCCAGACCATCAGGCTGAGATTATTGTATGCAGCAATAACTTTGCGGGACGTACCATTAGCCTGGTCAGCTTTTCCACTGAAGAGCAATATCAGTTTGGGTTTGCTCCTTTTACTCCGGGGTTCAAGGTGGTTCCCTACGGCGGTGCGGCGGCGTTGGAGGCGGCGATTACTGCTAACACGGCGGCTTTCTTCCTAGAACCGATTCAAGGAGAAGGTGGGATTATTATTCCCCCAGAAGGCTACTTGCGAGAAGCTGAGCGTATTTGCCGCAAGAATAATGTACTGCTGGTGTTTGATGAAATTCAAACTGGACTGGGACGCACGGGTAAAATGTTTGCTTTTGAACATGAGGGGGTAAAACCGGATGGCATCACGATCGGTAAAGCATTGTCCGGTGGTTTTTATCCCATTTCTGCCTTTGTGAGTACCCATGAAGTGATGGATGTGTTTAATCCGGGCGACCACGGTAGTACGTTTGGCGGCAATCCTTTGGCGGCTGCGGTGGGAAGGGCTGCATTAGATGTGATTGTGGATGAGCAGTTGCCCGAACAGGCGGCGGAACTTGGAGCCTACCTTATTTCAGGTTGGCGCCAAATCAAGAGCCCACATATTCACGAGGTGCGGGGTCGGGGGTTGTTGATTGGGGTTGAATTAAATCCGTCTGCAGGCGGAGCGCAGCGATTCTGCAAGGCTTTGATGCAGGAGGGGATTTTGGCAAAAGAAACCCGCGAGCATATTATCCGCTTTGCGCCGCCACTGGTAATTACCCGATCGCAGCTCGATTGGGCATTAGAGCGCATTGAGCGTGTGTTGATGGCAAGTTGACGAATTCAGCGATGTAGGGGTGGAACCAGGAGACGGGGTGACTGGTGTCCCAGGGGAGATATTGACCAGGAACCTCGAGGACGGGAGGACGGGAGGTCGTCGCCACCACAACCGAAATCGATAATTGAGAAACCAGCTTTCTGTTTGCTCTACATCTATTCCTGTTATGGTTGCATTGCCCTACCTACTCAAGGGCAAGATGTTACAAATCTGCTATCAATCTCGCCTTTCTGAGGATAAAACTCAATAAAGTCTCTCGGCTGGTAATAATATCGGCTCGTGCTTCCATTCCCGCTTGCATCGCACAGAGACGATCGCCACTATTGAGAGACAGAGTTTCTGGCACCACAGTCACTTCATAAACGGCAGTGGTTGCACTCACAAGGCTGGGTGGGACAGCCGCCAGAGCATCTGGAGAAATCGCACTCACAACACCTTTGAGAGTGCCGTAGTCGGGATAGGGACAGGCGGACACCCGCAGGGAAACCGTTTGACCCACAGCCACTTTGCCAATATCCCGAGCCTCCACGCGAGCTTTGACTTCTAGGGGAGCGCCCCTCGGAGCAATAGAGGCAATAGCGGATCCCGCCTGTACCACTTGCCCGGGGTTTCGCAAGTTCAGTTGCAGAATAATGCCGTCAGCGGGCGCACGAATGATGCTCTGACTTTGATCTCTGTCAATTTGTTGCAGTTCTTGTCGGTTGCGACTGAGTTGATTGTCGATTTCTACTCGTTGCTGAATGAGAAAAAGCCGCTCTTGGTTCAATCTGGCGATCGCAGCTTCTCCCATCGCCTGTTCTCGGGCAATATTTTCCCTAGCTGCAGCCACGGCAGCATCGCTAGGATTGAGGGCAGAAGAAACGCCTTCGACCCTAGCTCGGGCTGCCTCTACCCCTGACTCCTGCCTCTGAATTTCTTGTATTTGCGCCTGCAAAATCGCTTTTTGGGACTCCAGAGTTTGTTCGAGCTGTTCGACGCCGAGCTGTGCTTCCTCGAACTGTTCCCTAGCCAGGGCACCCGCTTCTACCAATGGCTCGTAGCGATCGCGCTTAGATTTCGCCACCTTTAATGACGCCGCCACTGACTGCAACTGCGCCTCCGCCGATTTTAACTCTGCCCGCGCTTTTTCCAGTCCCTCTCGGGCTTGCTTCCAGTTGGCTTCGGCTTCTCGGACTTCCGCTGCAGCAGTAATTTTCCGGTCTTGATAATCCCGCTCCATTCGCCTGACTTCTGCTTGCGCCCCCCCTACCGCCCGATTCATCCCATCGGTTTCGGCGGCAATCTGGCTATCTAACGATTTCACCTGAGCATCTATTTGAATTAATTGCAGCCCTAGTTGCTCGATATTGCCTTGCAACTGACTTTTTTGAGTTTGCTGGCGTCCATCGTCGAGCCTAGCTAAAGCCTGTCCCTTCTTCACCTCTTGATTCTCTTTCACCTCGATACGTTCAACCGTTCCTGCCACCGCCGCTTGCACGATTCGCAACTCCCCTGTAGGACGAAAAGTGGCTACAGCTTTCACGGTGACACTGTACTGGGTTACGGCGGCGACGGCGAAAGCGGTGCCAACTGTTACCGTTAGAAATACCCCGCCAGCGGTAGTCCATACACTGATGGGGGGCAGAAATTCATTGCTTTGAACTACAGGCAGAATTCCCGATTTGGAATTTTCTGGCATCAGCACCATCCTCTGATTTGGCAGCGGACAAAATCCCAGCATAGACATAGAAATGACTCGGAGCCGGGATTAACCCTTCCGAGTCAACTTTTATGGTTAAGCTGCTTAGTGTTTGTCAATTCACCTCAAAACCCGGGTTTCTCAGGAATTGCAATCATCCAGGGCTTTTCAGCCCCTAGAATGTGTCTTCCTAATTTAAGACCGAGCTAGAGCCACACAGTGAACAGGGCAGGAAGTGTGCATCGCCCCTCCCGCCATCGACGACATATCGTCGTCTGTCAGTTCAATCAGCCCTGCTGGGTTTTCTGGGAGCTGTTCCTTTTGCTCCTCAGTCAGGCTGTTGCGGTAGTCTTCGTCTTTCCAGGCCCGAATAATTTCTACCTCGGACATAAAGAACTCCTTCGGGTGTGACACCCTAATTTTTGTATCCACCAGGATCATACCAAGAACGATTATCATTCTCATTTGTTTTTGTGAAAAAATGCTTAAGATAATGGCTGGTGGCTCCCCGTGGTTTTTTTCGGGCTAAAGCCAAAACCACAAACATGGGCCCCGTCTCCCCCTGTGGTCGCGGAGTAGGGCGAAGCAAAAGCGAGAGAGTGTTTTTCCTTTCACCGAGAGATTTGGGCGCTTTTGGTTCGCCCTTTTCGTCTCCCGTGTCCTTCAGGGGGTCAAAAAATCCAGGTGGGGACCGGACTGGGAGAGCAGGTCGGGAGGGGTTCCCTGGAGGAGCGATCGCCCTCGCTCGAGGAAAACAATCCAGTCAGCGCGAAGGATAACCCTGGGACGGTGAGAAATCACGATCGTCGTTTTCCCCAGACGGTGGGACAAAAGTCGGTCTAGCGCTTGGGACTCGGTAACGGGGTCGAGACGGGCGGTAGATTCATCTAAAATTAGGATGGGCGGATTAGTAACGATACCTCTGGCGATCGCCAGCCGCTGGCGCTGACCCCCCGACAAATTCGCGCCAAATTCCCCCAAAATCGTTTGATATTTATTGGGAAGTTTGCTAATAAAATCGTCAGCTAGGGCGATTTGACAAGCGCGGACAATCTGCTCTAATGTCACCCCCTCTTCTCCCAAGCGGAAATTTTCAATAATCGAGCGACTCCAGAAGTGACTGTCTTGGGGAACGAGGACAATCTGCTGTCGCCGACAGTGTAAAGAAAGGTCGTCCAAATTGTAAATTCCAGCGCGGATATTGCCAGAATCTTGGCGATATAAACCCGCAATCAGTTTTGCCAGAGTGCTTTTCCCGCAGCCGGAATGGCCAATCAGCGCCACCACTTTTCCCCCCGGAATCGACAGAGAAAAATCTTGGAGCAATTCCACCCGCCCCGGGTGCTGGAAGTGGAGATTTTCGCAAACAATATCAGCGTCGCCGGGAATCACAGCATTACTGTTTTGAAATTCACTGAGTTGTAGTTCCGGCTGAGGGTAGTCAATCACCTCCATCAGGCGTTCCGTAGCAGAACGGGTGCGAGTGAGGGGCAGGACAAAGCTGGCGAGGGTGGCGATAAACGCGAGACAATTGGCATTCATATTGTTAAACGCCAGCAATTGCCCAATGCTCAATTCTTTTTCAATTACCAAACCGCTGCCAAGCCAAAGCAATGCCGTCTCGCCGCAGAGGGCGAAAAGGCCTGAAAAAATATTGGTAAATATTATCGTCTGAATGGCGCTAAAAGTCAAATTAGCTTGGCGGCCATAGCGGAGTTGAAATTCTTCCCAGAAGTAGCCAGCAGCATTCAAAGTTTTAACAACAATCGCTCCTTGAAACGTTTCAATTAACAATCCTTGAT contains:
- a CDS encoding HlyD family efflux transporter periplasmic adaptor subunit — its product is MPENSKSGILPVVQSNEFLPPISVWTTAGGVFLTVTVGTAFAVAAVTQYSVTVKAVATFRPTGELRIVQAAVAGTVERIEVKENQEVKKGQALARLDDGRQQTQKSQLQGNIEQLGLQLIQIDAQVKSLDSQIAAETDGMNRAVGGAQAEVRRMERDYQDRKITAAAEVREAEANWKQAREGLEKARAELKSAEAQLQSVAASLKVAKSKRDRYEPLVEAGALAREQFEEAQLGVEQLEQTLESQKAILQAQIQEIQRQESGVEAARARVEGVSSALNPSDAAVAAARENIAREQAMGEAAIARLNQERLFLIQQRVEIDNQLSRNRQELQQIDRDQSQSIIRAPADGIILQLNLRNPGQVVQAGSAIASIAPRGAPLEVKARVEARDIGKVAVGQTVSLRVSACPYPDYGTLKGVVSAISPDALAAVPPSLVSATTAVYEVTVVPETLSLNSGDRLCAMQAGMEARADIITSRETLLSFILRKARLIADL
- the rocD gene encoding ornithine--oxo-acid transaminase encodes the protein MPSAVAEAPFVPGNSSKILQTILPYFPSQSVLTTQDYIDLETTYGADNYHPLDVVITKGQGVWVWDVEGNQYLDCLSAYSSLNQGHCHPRILQAMVEQAAKLTLTSRAFHNDQLGRFYEKLCQLSGLPKVLPMNSGAEAVETAIKAIRKWAYTVKGVPDHQAEIIVCSNNFAGRTISLVSFSTEEQYQFGFAPFTPGFKVVPYGGAAALEAAITANTAAFFLEPIQGEGGIIIPPEGYLREAERICRKNNVLLVFDEIQTGLGRTGKMFAFEHEGVKPDGITIGKALSGGFYPISAFVSTHEVMDVFNPGDHGSTFGGNPLAAAVGRAALDVIVDEQLPEQAAELGAYLISGWRQIKSPHIHEVRGRGLLIGVELNPSAGGAQRFCKALMQEGILAKETREHIIRFAPPLVITRSQLDWALERIERVLMAS
- a CDS encoding peptidase domain-containing ABC transporter, coding for MKYPVVLQHNEEDCGAACLATIAKFYGRIFSISRTRAATGTGQLGTTLLNLKQGARALGFNARGVKAPLELVDKQAIPLPGIIHWKGNHWVVLYGRRGQKYAIADPAAGLCFLSREELISAWSNGVMMLLEPRPDFHLIPDDRAELSGFRRFLLRVGTYRSILAEALLLNAVLGVLSLTTPFLIQILTDDVLVRGDTELLRGGAIAVLAVNFINTALKLVQSNLVTHFAQRLELDLILEFGRAILNLPLSYYETHRSGEIVSRLADIKELNQLISQSGLILPSQTFIALASAGFMLFYSPRLTLAAVVIATAMVSVSLVMLPSLPKKIRSLLSLAGENQGLLIETFQGAIVVKTLNAAGYFWEEFQLRYGRQANLTFSAIQTIIFTNIFSGLFALCGETALLWLGSGLVIEKELSIGQLLAFNNMNANCLAFIATLASFVLPLTRTRSATERLMEVIDYPQPELQLSEFQNSNAVIPGDADIVCENLHFQHPGRVELLQDFSLSIPGGKVVALIGHSGCGKSTLAKLIAGLYRQDSGNIRAGIYNLDDLSLHCRRQQIVLVPQDSHFWSRSIIENFRLGEEGVTLEQIVRACQIALADDFISKLPNKYQTILGEFGANLSGGQRQRLAIARGIVTNPPILILDESTARLDPVTESQALDRLLSHRLGKTTIVISHRPRVILRADWIVFLERGRSLLQGTPPDLLSQSGPHLDFLTP
- a CDS encoding mersacidin/lichenicidin family type 2 lantibiotic: MSEVEIIRAWKDEDYRNSLTEEQKEQLPENPAGLIELTDDDMSSMAGGAMHTSCPVHCVALARS
- the metE gene encoding 5-methyltetrahydropteroyltriglutamate--homocysteine S-methyltransferase, which gives rise to MTLETYTQTRLETATLGYPRIGKSRELKKALEAFWRGKSDAETLIQTRNEVEFKNWETQLEAGIDRIGIGDMSLYDHVLDWSIRLGIMDERFASFSGLERYFAMARGKDGIPALEMTKWFDTNYHYLVPEIPETLQPADFSDFLETVHRAQTLLDNRAVPIVLGPVTLLRLSRSEMNQDRAGKQLGDRYLLLLQELKKMGVAEVQIHEPALVLGDAANFKQLYQSTYQSLSQVGLPIHLVTYFDDLGDNYPWVMELPVNGISLDFTRGRNLELLQQYGFPDDKELGAGIVDARNVWKIRPDSVLSTIEAISRVTPNLRIQPSASLQFVPYDTQGETKLPEPLRSVLSFAEQKLVEITLLADWADRLNGTQEPDKYLEVIRRQWQTFQEFSPVNQGVTERLQNLTSQDLERTLPYEQRQERQPVLPPFPTTTIGSLPQTSEVRQLRVKLKRGEITQAEYEAAIDAEIAKCIQFQEEAGLDVLVHGEFERTDMVEFFGQQLSGFAFTEHGWVQSYGSRCVRPPIIYGDVARTGPMTVREFKVAQSLTNKIVKGMLTGPVTMINWSFTRTDIPRSEQAMQIALALRDEVADLEAAGAKMVQIDEPALREGLPLKSERWDEYLSWAVDAFRLSAGIAKPETQIHTHMCYSEFGDIIQHIERLDADVLSIENSRSNNETLFEITDAGYKHQVGNGVYDVHSPAVPSTEQMVQQLKTGVANLPVHQIWVNPDCGLKTRGWSEVIPSLKNMVEAAKILRQEANLTEK